The following are from one region of the Strix uralensis isolate ZFMK-TIS-50842 chromosome 4, bStrUra1, whole genome shotgun sequence genome:
- the TIMM9 gene encoding mitochondrial import inner membrane translocase subunit Tim9 — translation MAGQISESDQIKQFKEFLGTYNKLTENCFLDCIKDFTSREVKPEEITCADHCLQKYLKMTQRISMRFQEYHIQQNEALAAKAGLLGQPR, via the exons ATGGCTGGACAAATATCAGAATCTGATCAGATCAAGCAG TTCAAGGAGTTTCTTGGAACGTACAATAAACTTACAGAAAACTGCTTCCTGGATTGCATAAAGGATTTCACTAGCAGAGAGGTTAAACCAGAAGAG ATTACGTGTGCAGATCACTGCctacagaagtatttaaaaatgacaCAAAGGATCTCCATGAGATTTCAGGAATACCATATTCAGCAGAACGAAGCTCTGGCAGCTAAAGCAGGACTGCTTGGCCAACCTCGTTAG